TATCGCTTGACAGGTGAAGCCCCGTTGCCGGCTCCCGTACACGATGCCGCTCGCGCAATTCAATTCTTACGTTCCAAAGCAAAAGAGTGGAATATTAATAAACAAAAAATTGCTCTGACTGGTGGCAGTGCAGGGGCTTGCACATCAATGTGGTTACTATTGCATGATGATTTGGCTGACCCCAAGGCTAAAGATCCTGTCTTACGTGAATCCACGCGTGTGATTGCGGCTGCCGTTGGAGGCGGGCAGACATCCATTGATCCCAAAGTCATCGAACCCTGGCTCGGCCCCAACGTGCTCAAGCATGCCATGATTCACAAAGCAGTTGGTGGTAAGAGCATGCAGGATGTCATGGATAACTATAAAAAACACGAGGCCCTCTACAAAGAGTTTTCGCCTTATAACCACCTCACAGCAGATGATCCGCCCCTCTTAATGACCTATGGCAATAATATGAAACTCCCTTCTGAAAATGCGGGGCATGGAATTCATCATCCCGTATATGGAGTGAAAATGAAAGAAAAGGCCGATAAGGCCGGCACGGAATGTCATCTTTTAATTCCGGGGGTCTCAAAATCAGAACAGTATAAAAACGCGAATGAATTTTTGCTGGACAAACTTTTGAACAACGACTCTTAATTCAACGATGTTTCTTACTAATCTCAGTTGGTGAATATGTTGTTCCAAGCGCTCATTATCTGGAAATACAGAGCTAGGAACCGACGAATTCTTATTTCATTTTTAACTTGAGTCATTTTTCAATAATGCGAAATTGGAATCTCATCCTCACTCTTTCTTGAATTCACGGCACATGAAACGACGACATTTTTTATCTCAGTGTGGACTCATTGGTTCCAGTATATTTAGTCCCGCTTTCTTGCAAGCTTTACAATCTCAAAATTGCTATGCTACCAGCCCATTAGAACTCAAAGCCGATGTCGTGATCATCGGTGGTGGCTTGGGAGGTTGTGCAGCCGCTCTCGCAGCCTGTCGTAATGGAGCGACTGTAATTTTGACCGAACCAACAGACTGGATCGGAGGCCAGATTTCACAACAGGCTGTGCCTCCCGATGAGCACAGGTGGATTGAATCATTTGGTCGCACAAAATCGTATGCGCAACTGCGAACTCTTATCCGCAGTTATTACAAGCAGCATTATCCATTAACGAGCAAGGCACAACAGATTCCCAATTTGAACCCGGGTAATGGTTCCGTCTCGCGCATCTGTCACGAACCCAAGGTGGGACTTGCGGCATTGCAATCGATGTTAGCACCTGAAATCAGTCGAGGGCAATTGACATTGCTTTTGAATACATCTCCAGTCAGTGCCAATTATACTGGTGATCAGGTTGAGGCAGTGAAGTGCCACACTTCAGGGTTGAACAAATCAGTTACATTACAAGGAAAATATTTTGTCGACGCCAGCGAAGAAGGGGACTTACTTCCTTTAACGGGAACAGAGTACGTGTTAGGTGCAGAGTCACAAAAAGAGACCAATGAACCACACGCACCTGCACATGCCAATCCGGCAAACATTCAATCGTTTACACATTGTTTTGCCATAGACCACCTGGAAGGGGAAGACCACACCATCGAGCGGCCCCCAATGTACGAATTCTGGAAGAATCATGTTCCACCATTAACACCAGCCTGGTCAGGTAAAATTCTTTCGCTTGATTACTCTTACCCCCGTACCTTAAAACCCAAAACACTCTCATTTGTTCCCAGCGGTAAAGAAGCAGTTCTGCCAAGAACCAAAACGCTGAATCTCTGGCGTTATCGCAGAATGATTGATCGCAACAATTTTATTCCGGGTACTTATGCCAGCGACATTACGGTTGTCAATTGGCCACAGAATGATTACATGCTGGGCAACATAACAGATGTGACTCCCGCCGAACGAGAGAAGCACTTGGACGCTGCGAAACAACTCAGCCTCTCGTTACTCTATTGGCTTCAAACAGAAGCTCCCAGACCCGATGGTCAGCAAGGCTGGAAAGGACTGCGTCTGCGAAAAGATATTGTGGGTACAGATGACGGACTGGCCAAGTATCCCTACATTCGTGAGTCTCGCCGCATTAAAGCAGAGCTGACAATCAAAGAACAAGACTTGACTCTTACAGAACGAACCAAAGTCATGGGTAAAGACCATAAACCACTCCTGGCAAAGCCATTCTCAGACTCGGTTGGCATTGGATATTATCATCTGGATCTTCATCCCAGTTCCGGGGGGGACAACTATATCGACATGGCGAGTGTCCCTTTTCAAATTCCACTCGGTGCAATGATTCCTCAACGAATTGAAAACGTAATTCCAGCGTGCAAAAACATTGGTACGACCCACATCTCGAATGGCTGCTACCGTTTGCATCCGGTGGAATGGTCGATTGGTGAAGCAGCAGGAGCACTCTGTGCCCGGGCGATCTCTAAAGGTACCACACCGCGGATGATTCGAAACAACCCACAACAACTTGAGGATTTTCAGAATCTACTGACAAAGCAGGGAATCGAACTCGAATGGTCTCAATTAAGCTAGCATGTATCCAGTTTATTGTCGCGTCTTCAAGACTGTTTGGACTTGGTATCATTGCTTTGAGACTACTATGATTAAATCAGGCGCAATATAGAATTGATACTAAATCTCTCGTACAGCCAAATGTTTTTATGGATTTGCAAACTTGCTTTTTAGATTTAGTTGCGGATCAATGGTGGTAAATGTCTTTGCAGAAACCAGCGATCCAGCAGGACTTTCCGAGTGAACCATTGGGAAGTCATTAATTGTCTGCCGATAAACTGCCGAAGTGCCGCCGGCACAACACTCTTTGCAGGAGCGTCAGGCCACTTCCCAAATCGATTGATAAGTTTCTCCTGATAGGTAACCAAACAATCTCTGGAATATTGTTGCTGACAATTTTGAATCACATCCGCTGCGATGAGCCCTGATTCCACTGCAGGTCGAATTCCTTCCCCACTTTGCGGGACTGCCAGGCCAGCAGCATCACCGATCAATAACATTCCATCGTCTATAATTTTACGCTTTTGCAAACCATACAGGCGATAGGCATGTCCACGAAATTTTCCAAGAATCTCCCTGGGAACACGTCCCTGTCGATCCAGAAAATGCGTAAACTCATCTCGTACTGCCGAAAGTTGTTTTTCACCTTCGCGTCCCAGGCCGACATTTAAATAGCCGTCTTTCAGAAAACACCAGCCATAACCTTTTAAATCGCGACAGAAATAAAGTTCTGGTGTGTCTGGTTTTACACGACAAAGCTCTTGTTGTTCCTGATTGAGTGGGAATTCCGCTTCTTGCGCTAAGACGACTGATTTTTCAGAGTGGCTTTCTTGATTCAGCCATCGGGCTACCGGACAGAAATGACCGCCTGCACCAACGACAAATTTTGCGTGCAGACAACCATTGACGATCCATGCATCATCCAGACGCTCAATCGACTTTAACGCTTCTCCTAATCTGGTTCGAGCACGACAACGTTTGAGCAAATAATCGTCAAACTCACAACGACGGATTCCATAACTGACGATATCCGAGTATTCCGTCTCAACAGTCGCACCATCGATAATCCCTGTCCGAAAATGGGTGATAGGCTGGAGAATATGATCTCGGTCATACGATAGCAAATCGATATCGAGCAATTCAGCAACAGCGGGAGTAATCCATCCTGCGCAAATTTTATCGCGTGGAAATGTTGCTTTATCAAGAATAAGTACGTCCAGCCCCGAATCGCGTAAGCCCCATGCACAAGAGGAACCTCCTGGTCCTCCACCAACAATCAGAACATCACAGGACTCCTCAATCACGGTCGCTTTATCCTCTCATTGGTCCAGATGCATTATCCTGATACAAACCGGCTCGCGTCCAGGGAATTTCATTATTAGCCCCATTCGTAAACACGACCTGAAATAGCTGAAGTGACCCTGCTCGAAAAGCGGCAACAGAAGCTGATAAATAAAGTCGCCAGGCACGAATAAAATTATCATCGAACATTTCTGTGACACGGTCTAGGTGCTGCTCATATCTTTGTAACCAATGTTGCAAGGTGAGGGCATAATGCAAACGAATATTTTCGACATCGAGAACGGAAAATTTCTGCGGTTCAAAAATTTGCATCATCTCACTCAGACTGGGAACATGAGCGCCAGGAAAAATGCGTTTGGTGGTCCAGCTGTCCAGCACGCGTGGCGAGTTGCAACCAATCGAGTGAATTAAGCCTCGACCATGGACGCTTTGACAACGGGCAATGACTTCGCCCAGTTTTTCATAATTTTTCAAACCAACATGCTCTAGCATCCCGACAGAAACAAAAGAGTCATAGCTTCCGGTAATGTTGCGCCAGTCATCTTCAACGAATTCAACCCGATCACTCAAGCCTTCCACTTTCGCACGCTCACGTGCGTAAACAATTTGTTCGTGAGAAATATTAAACGCTTTCACTTTGGCTCCATAATATTTTGCCATATGCAAAGCCAGGGCCCCCCATCCACAGCCCGCTTCGACAACAGTATCTCCTGGTTTCAGTCCTACTTTTCGACAAACATGATCCATCTTTGCAATTTGTGCCGATTCCAGAGACATCGCCGTGTCAGAAAAATATGCGCAGGTATAAGCCAGTTGCTCGTCAAGCCAGAGTTGATAGAATTCATTTCCGATATCGTAATGGTGATGAATATTCGTTCGAGCAGCATCAATCGTATTGCGTTTGAGCCAGTTAAAACAGCTGCGCATTCTATCTCGATAAAACCGCTTCGTATTAATCGAATTTGTCCCGCGATTCATTTCTTCATTAAACAAAATCAAATCGCCTTCGACTTCGATCGTGCCCTGTGAATACCCATCACCAAAATAAAGACTGGGATCGAGCATCAATTTATAGAGGGTACTCCGATTATGAATATGCACGCGAACAGAAGGAGTAGAAGTTCTATTAGAGATAATGGACTTGTCCCATAAAACCACTTCAATGTCGGGATTTCCTGCCTTCTGCAACATGGTTCGCATGAGCCATTTGTCAAAGGTGGTGGCTTTACTCAAAGTATGTTGAGGATCAGGTGATCCAGGCGGATCGCTCGAAAGAACCGTTTTACTTTCAGAATTGACAATTTCTCTTGGTTGAGCTTCTTTTGATGCAGAGTCAATTTTTGCTGGATTCACTGTGGGCCTCCCAAGTTAAGATGACCAAATTCTCACTTCTATTAATAACGACTTTCGTTTTTCGCAAATCGTGATTTCATGGTGAATTCAATTCTACTCTTCAAACTTGATTGTCTCTTTTATTTTCTCGTTCCTAATTCAAATTTCAAATCATTTTTGACTTTATGATCACTTATCATCAAATTTATAAAAAGTGCTGAAAGGAACGAGACTCTGATACAGGACACTACTTCGCTCAACAAGTTCTGATTGATGATTAACAAAATGAAGTTTAAGTAGTCGTATTTATCTTTATGATCTGTAAAAGAAACTCGATATTCACTCTATTTCTCCAGATCTAACTTGATCCCCTAAAATCAATACATTTTGTTTTTTTGAACTTAGGGAAGACTTTGGTAATTTGGGCTTGGATTTACACGAAATGAAGTCTACAATTATACATATCAATGATTTCTTATCATTGATTTCATACCTGAATGCTCACCTACCGATAACAACACTGTAATCCCGCCAATCCTTGAAAAGGAACATCTATGCTTTCCATATTGGGTCCAGAAACTCAACTTTGTGATCGTGTTTCTCGTCGAGAAATCCTGAAAATCGGCGCACTCGGTTTAGGTGGTCTCACTCTGCCTCAACTTCTTCAAGCAGAGTCCAATTCAGGACAAAGCAAACGGCAAAAAGCAGTCATCATGATTTACATGTGTGGTGCTCCTTCGCATCAGGACATGTATGATCTGAAAATGGACGCTCCTTCTGAAATCCGTGGTGAATTCAGACCAGTCAACACACAAGTTCCCGGGTTCCAGATTTGTGAGCATCTTCCCAAACTGGGAAAGATCGCTGACAAAATTATTCCACTACGTTCCGTGCATGGATCACCCAACGGGGCACATGATTCGTTCATCTGTTATACAGGTCGAACCACTCGGAATCAGCCAGCCGGTGGCTGGCCCGCCATCGGTTCTGTTGTTTCTAAATTGCAAGGTCCAGCGAATCCTGCGGTGCCACCTTTTGTTGGGCTCTCTCCTGATGCCCGCCATCCCCCTTATGGATCTCCCGGACTCCCTGGTTTTCTGGGTGTAAGTCACGCGGCTTTTCGTCCTTCCGGTCCCGCGCGAAAAAATATGGTTTTGAATGGCATCGATGCGACACGCTTAGATGACCGTAAACAACTACTGGCCTCTTTTGACCAATTCAAACGCGAAGCAGACTCAAGTGGTTCCATGGTGGGCATGGATGATATGAACGAACAGGTTTTTAATATCCTGACTTCCAACCGTCTGGTCAATGCGCTTGATCTTTCTCAGGAAGACCCAGCTACCAGAGCACGCTATGGAAAAGGAGATCCCAAGAACTTTGGTGATGGTGCGCCTCGTAATCTTGAGCATTTTCTCATGGCGCGACGTCTGGTCGAAGCGGGGGCAAGGATCGTTACATTGAATTTTGGTCGTTGGGATTTTCACAGCAACAATTTCAGTGGATTAAAAAATACACATCTCCCACTTTTTGACCAGGGGTTAGCCACACTGATAGAAGATTTACACGAACGAGGAATGGCAGACGATGTGGCCGTTGTCGCGTGGGGCGAATTCGGGCGGACTCCCAAAATCAATAAAGATGCGGGACGTGATCACTGGCCAGCCGTCGGTGGCGGATTACTGGCAGGAGGTGGTTTCAAAACCGGACAGGTGATTGGTAGTACGGATCGATTGGGAGCGCAAATCGCTGATCGCCCGATCCACTTTGGGGAAGTGTTTGCCACTCTCTATCACCATTTGGGCATCGATTATACTGCCGCCTCAATCCAAGATCTCTCTGGTCGTCCACATTATCTGGTCGATAACTATTCTCCCATGCCAGAAGTCATTTGATTTCTAGTACATCTCTGAAAACCATCCTTTAGCTTTTCATAGCGAACCGCTAGGATATGTGTCAGTTCTTGAAGGTAACTTTACAGACGGCATAGATTCAGCAGGATTAGTGATGGCTAAAACAGGGATGGAAGACGCATTACTGGATATCATACACGAGTTTTGGGGTTACACAGAATTTCGTCCTCTCCAGCAAGAAGCGATGACGGCGGTCCTGGAAGGCCGCGATTCTCTGGTCGTACTTCCCACTGGTGGAGGAAAATCACTTTGTTATCAGGCACCTGCACTGTGTGTGGATGGAATGGC
The Gimesia aquarii DNA segment above includes these coding regions:
- a CDS encoding geranylgeranyl reductase family protein; translated protein: MIEESCDVLIVGGGPGGSSCAWGLRDSGLDVLILDKATFPRDKICAGWITPAVAELLDIDLLSYDRDHILQPITHFRTGIIDGATVETEYSDIVSYGIRRCEFDDYLLKRCRARTRLGEALKSIERLDDAWIVNGCLHAKFVVGAGGHFCPVARWLNQESHSEKSVVLAQEAEFPLNQEQQELCRVKPDTPELYFCRDLKGYGWCFLKDGYLNVGLGREGEKQLSAVRDEFTHFLDRQGRVPREILGKFRGHAYRLYGLQKRKIIDDGMLLIGDAAGLAVPQSGEGIRPAVESGLIAADVIQNCQQQYSRDCLVTYQEKLINRFGKWPDAPAKSVVPAALRQFIGRQLMTSQWFTRKVLLDRWFLQRHLPPLIRN
- a CDS encoding SAM-dependent methyltransferase; its protein translation is MNPAKIDSASKEAQPREIVNSESKTVLSSDPPGSPDPQHTLSKATTFDKWLMRTMLQKAGNPDIEVVLWDKSIISNRTSTPSVRVHIHNRSTLYKLMLDPSLYFGDGYSQGTIEVEGDLILFNEEMNRGTNSINTKRFYRDRMRSCFNWLKRNTIDAARTNIHHHYDIGNEFYQLWLDEQLAYTCAYFSDTAMSLESAQIAKMDHVCRKVGLKPGDTVVEAGCGWGALALHMAKYYGAKVKAFNISHEQIVYARERAKVEGLSDRVEFVEDDWRNITGSYDSFVSVGMLEHVGLKNYEKLGEVIARCQSVHGRGLIHSIGCNSPRVLDSWTTKRIFPGAHVPSLSEMMQIFEPQKFSVLDVENIRLHYALTLQHWLQRYEQHLDRVTEMFDDNFIRAWRLYLSASVAAFRAGSLQLFQVVFTNGANNEIPWTRAGLYQDNASGPMRG
- a CDS encoding DUF1501 domain-containing protein encodes the protein MLSILGPETQLCDRVSRREILKIGALGLGGLTLPQLLQAESNSGQSKRQKAVIMIYMCGAPSHQDMYDLKMDAPSEIRGEFRPVNTQVPGFQICEHLPKLGKIADKIIPLRSVHGSPNGAHDSFICYTGRTTRNQPAGGWPAIGSVVSKLQGPANPAVPPFVGLSPDARHPPYGSPGLPGFLGVSHAAFRPSGPARKNMVLNGIDATRLDDRKQLLASFDQFKREADSSGSMVGMDDMNEQVFNILTSNRLVNALDLSQEDPATRARYGKGDPKNFGDGAPRNLEHFLMARRLVEAGARIVTLNFGRWDFHSNNFSGLKNTHLPLFDQGLATLIEDLHERGMADDVAVVAWGEFGRTPKINKDAGRDHWPAVGGGLLAGGGFKTGQVIGSTDRLGAQIADRPIHFGEVFATLYHHLGIDYTAASIQDLSGRPHYLVDNYSPMPEVI
- a CDS encoding FAD-dependent oxidoreductase, yielding MKRRHFLSQCGLIGSSIFSPAFLQALQSQNCYATSPLELKADVVIIGGGLGGCAAALAACRNGATVILTEPTDWIGGQISQQAVPPDEHRWIESFGRTKSYAQLRTLIRSYYKQHYPLTSKAQQIPNLNPGNGSVSRICHEPKVGLAALQSMLAPEISRGQLTLLLNTSPVSANYTGDQVEAVKCHTSGLNKSVTLQGKYFVDASEEGDLLPLTGTEYVLGAESQKETNEPHAPAHANPANIQSFTHCFAIDHLEGEDHTIERPPMYEFWKNHVPPLTPAWSGKILSLDYSYPRTLKPKTLSFVPSGKEAVLPRTKTLNLWRYRRMIDRNNFIPGTYASDITVVNWPQNDYMLGNITDVTPAEREKHLDAAKQLSLSLLYWLQTEAPRPDGQQGWKGLRLRKDIVGTDDGLAKYPYIRESRRIKAELTIKEQDLTLTERTKVMGKDHKPLLAKPFSDSVGIGYYHLDLHPSSGGDNYIDMASVPFQIPLGAMIPQRIENVIPACKNIGTTHISNGCYRLHPVEWSIGEAAGALCARAISKGTTPRMIRNNPQQLEDFQNLLTKQGIELEWSQLS
- a CDS encoding alpha/beta hydrolase; this encodes MLRVLFSIMLTCSLVTSTAIAADKKGAPKPTYADVSYGPYKMNKLDFWEAKGKGPRPLLVYIHGGGWIGGDKSRLPGKIQTYLDKGISYAAVNYRLTGEAPLPAPVHDAARAIQFLRSKAKEWNINKQKIALTGGSAGACTSMWLLLHDDLADPKAKDPVLRESTRVIAAAVGGGQTSIDPKVIEPWLGPNVLKHAMIHKAVGGKSMQDVMDNYKKHEALYKEFSPYNHLTADDPPLLMTYGNNMKLPSENAGHGIHHPVYGVKMKEKADKAGTECHLLIPGVSKSEQYKNANEFLLDKLLNNDS